In a single window of the Zonotrichia leucophrys gambelii isolate GWCS_2022_RI chromosome 2, RI_Zleu_2.0, whole genome shotgun sequence genome:
- the LOC135443118 gene encoding prostatic acid phosphatase-like — translation MGVIRLPNLSRILCFSFHIILILLQQTTAARELKFVVVLFRHGDRTPIVNFPTDLHKESEWPQGFGQLTKTGMQQLFELGQYMRKRYSSFLNSTYNRQEFYIQSTDYDRTIMSAQSYLSGLFPPTSSQIWNPDLLWQPIPVHIFHKTAEQRLNFPLPNCPRFDELQHETQTSKEFQSRIQPYMDFLQTMAVNTGLELNHLKILDNFQLWNTYDTLHCEDIHNYTLPVWATKDVINKMEKLAELALLSLFGVYKTEEKSRLQGGVLVNIILNSIKQAANSSKPTKMEVYSAHDTTVGALQIALNIFNGKLPPYAACQFFELYQESNGQYSIEMHYRNDTSKDPYLLTLPGCTSSCPLEKFAELVSPVITENWSKECGKKDKMKDIFIGFNVAVGFLSLFNLVLLYLLYHYGRCRSRNSYQDI, via the exons CTTTTCCGACACGGTGACCGAACACCAATTGTGAACTTTCCAACTGATCTACACAAAGAAAGTGAATGGCCCCAGGGATTTGGACAGCTCACCAAG ACTGGAATGCAGCAGCTATTTGAACTTGGACAGTACATGAGGAAACGATATTCCAGCTTCTTGAACAGCACATACAACAGGCAAGAG ttttacatccaAAGTACAGATTATGATCGCACTATTATGAGTGCCCAGTCATATCTTTCTGGCCTCTTTCCACCAACTAGCAGCCAAATTTGGAACCCTGATCTTCTCTGGCAACCCATTCCAGTCcacatttttcataaaacagcagagcag AGGCTGAACTTCCCTCTGCCCAACTGTCCCCGTTTTGATGAACTCCAGCATGAAACACAAACATCTAAAGAATTTCAAAGTAGAATACAACCATACATG GATTTTTTGCAAACAATGGCAGTTAACACAGGGCTTGAATTAAATCACCTTAAAATACTGGAcaatttccagctctggaataCATATGACACTCTTCATTGTGAG GATATTCATAATTACACTCTCCCTGTATGGGCCACTAAAGATGTAATCAACAAGATGGAAAAACTGGCAGAATTGGCTTTACTCTCATTATTTGGCGTTtataaaacagaagagaaatcaCGACTACAAGGAG GTGTCCTTGTGAATATTATTTTAAACAGTATTAAACAAGCTGCCAATTcttcaaaaccaacaaaaatggAAGTCTACTCTGCA cATGACACCACAGTTGGGGCTCTCCAGATTGCTCTCAATATTTTCAATGGAAAACTGCCACCATATGCTGCTTGCCAGTTTTTTGAACTCTACCAAGAAAGCAATGG GCAATATAGCATCGAAATGCATTATCGGAACGACACTTCAAAGGATCCTTATCTCCTCACTTTGCCAGGGTGCACCTCTTCTTGTCCACTTGAGAAGTTTGCTGAACTAGTTTCTCCTGTGATTACAGAAAACTGGTCAAAAGAATGTGGgaagaaagacaaaatgaaaG ATATTTTTATCGGATTTAATGTTGCTGTTGGCTTCTTGTCCCTTTTTAACCTTGTACTGCTCTACCTCCTTTATCATTATGGAcgctgcaggagcagaaacagCTACCAAGACATTTAA